One stretch of Podospora bellae-mahoneyi strain CBS 112042 chromosome 2, whole genome shotgun sequence DNA includes these proteins:
- a CDS encoding hypothetical protein (EggNog:ENOG503P4I9; COG:K) produces the protein MSLMNGQLHHQPSPPTSPPIKHHFPDFYMLYYHPDNSTAHPCASAALSHYTNNHIMTAPSNNHRRGPWSAHEDAYLMSLVQHQGPLNWVRISNALGSRTPKQCRERYHQNLKPTLNHDPITPEEGVIIETMVQQIGKRWADIARRLHGRSDNAVKNWWNGSQNRRKRQDKRKATMTTTSLQYHGREVSPLMSPMAPLPSRPLPLRQAHSMASQRPLPPVPPLHPSSMHDAQYGLETPIPSPVYSPDSEAAPSLMSDNGSHYGASPQAPSPPQRYYDSRPESTMLAPLKTAPEDGVYSYQTSASAADNSNNGNNSNKLPSLTDAAHPIHSPDFRLNMSPVFPRSDYPRQPLAYGAPAPQTNDYSTGRQHHHPLTAPSSPNAPASTFKLSDPGLSAVSRIEERVNRLSVSNLVDPSLP, from the exons ATGTCACTGATGAACGG ACaacttcatcatcaaccatcaccaccaacatcaccacccatcaaacaccactTCCCAGACTTCTACATGCTTTACTACCACCCCGACAATAGCACCGCTCACCCTTGTGCTTCGGCTGCTCTGTCTCActacaccaacaaccacatcatgACTGCCCCATCTAACAACCACAGAAGAGGCCCTTGGTCTGCCCATGAGGACGCCTATCTCATGTCTTTGGTCCAGCACCAGGGCCCCTTGAACTGGGTACGCATCTCCAATGCCCTCGGCTCCAGAACACCAAAGCAGTGCCGCGAAAGATATCACCAGAACTTGAAGCCTACTCTCAACCACGACCCCATCACGCCCGAGGAAGGCGTCATCATTGAGACCATGGTCCAGCAAATTGGCAAGCGATGGGCCGACATTGCCAGACGTCTCCACGGCCGCAGCGACAACGCTGTAAAGAACTGGTGGAACGGGAGCCAGAACCGCAGAAAGAGACAGGACAAGCGCAAGGCCACaatgaccaccacctcgctcCAGTATCACGGCCGCGAGGTATCCCCGCTCATGTCGCCCAtggcccccctcccttcgcggcccctcccccttcgccAGGCCCACAGCATGGCTTCCCAGAGACCTCTACCTCCGGTGCCGCCTCTTCACCCATCCTCCATGCACGATGCCCAGTACGGGCTCGAGActcccatcccttcccccGTCTACTCTCCCGACTCGGAGGCGGCCCCCTCTCTGATGTCGGACAACGGATCCCACTACGGAGCCTCACCCCAGGCGCCATCCCCACCGCAGCGCTACTACGACTCGAGGCCCGAGAGTACCATGCTTGCTCCTCTCAAGACAGCCCCCGAGGATGGAGTGTACTCTTACCAgacctctgcctctgccgcggacaacagcaacaacggcaacaacagcaacaaactGCCATCTCTCACCGACGCCGCTCACCCAATCCACTCCCCAGACTTCAGACTCAACATGTCTCCCGTCTTCCCCCGCAGCGACTACCCCAGACAGCCTCTTGCATATGGCGCTCCTGCTCCCCAGACCAATGACTACTCCACCGgccgccagcaccaccaccctcttaCTGCCCCAAGCTCTCCCAACGCCCCGGCTTCCACTTTCAAGCTGAGCGACCCCGGACTGAGCGCCGTCAGCAGAATTGAGGAAAGAGTCAACAGACTTTCAGTCTCCAACCTGGTTGACCCATCCCTCCCTTAG
- a CDS encoding hypothetical protein (EggNog:ENOG503P84M) — protein MAESNNNNNNNNNNNNNNNNPAAWFRTFGRSKSSLQTPTTTSPSRPASITTTIGHDAPATPTPDTSPGRLRARPAAAVRRVSSLFSLVGGGGGGSILSGGSPKRDSFPDHGLPGRAPPMGALPLSGFHDGGGGGVGLQGLMGVGGRREKGEEESIVWSRPTMMQMVETLRGVMMGVMRMPDRGRGVRKMKGEGGREGDWERMELERDRERRWGERGGWGGLPVEYNSHVLVLLEGFGHLVEQLNKAQEELAELKNLREKEVEQFRGISEEWIQRENGYKAEIKRLELVLAKESKNGVASVALARHGSLINRSGTKRFQARLKRLSSSQDADNTREAHADPEPSMVGVKETTSPYETIGDIPRDVNPHRDVLLSRLVEKQGKAQSSRHFQEGERVLNQILPDTGHTNRPKSPPTHRNQRDEDDEDIECPASGEVTLKVPSTRERASLYEKGQGGANAGPNSHAYAGVAGRPIEDPSADESSASSRWDAESSTSDDSLQNNGSSLVGPQPRRSNDSGPGLFDGTNSQLADNGLGAIDEGTGHMLDTVFLNRGYSFKRGDDEHLPVTSPSHRKVKGPDSDSMYLYTYTPFDDVSSVRPDCVGSPSEKRPARPAGLAPSTSTGSVIWRGNDDTIRDERTPRASACESQGEDSDGGSQQ, from the exons ATGGCGgaaagcaacaacaacaacaacaacaacaacaacaacaacaacaacaacaacaacccagcaGCCTGGTTCCGGACATTTGGAAGGTCGAAGAGTTCGCTGCAGACGCCGACCACGACAAGCCCGAGCCGTCCCGCAAgtatcaccaccacgatTGGTCATGATgccccagcaacaccaacacccgaCACCTCCCCTGGCCGTCTCCGCGCCCgtccggctgctgctgtgagacGGGTTTCCTCGCTGTTTAgtcttgttggtgggggtggtggtgggagtatCCTGTCGGGTGGGAGTCCAAAACGAGACAGCTTCCCTGATCATGGTCTTCCAGGGAGGGCGCCGCCTATGGGGGCTTTGCCGCTCAGTGGGTttcatgatggtggtggtggtggtgtgggatTGCAAGGGctgatgggggttgggggtaggagggaaaagggggaagaggagagtATTGTTTGGTCGAGGCCGACTATGATGCAGATGGTGGAGACTTTGAGGGGGGTAATGATGGGGGTTATGAGGATGCCTGatcgagggaggggggtgaggaagatgaagggggaggggggtagggagggggattgggagaggatggagctggagagggatAGGGAGAGACGGTGGggtgaaagggggggttgggggggtttgCCGGTTGA ATATAACTCACATGTGCTAGTTCTCCTCGAAGGCTTCGGCCATCTTGTAGAGCAGTTGAACAAAGCCCAGGAAGAGctcgccgagctcaagaACCTGCGGGAGAAGGAAGTCGAACAGTTCCGTGGCATCAGCGAAGAATGGATTCAACGAGAGAACGGCTACAAGGCTGAAATCAAGCGTCTTGAGCTAGTCCTGGCAAAAGAAAGCAAGAACGGCGTCGCCTCTGTTGCATTGGCTAGACATGGCAGTCTCATAAACCGCTCGGGAACGAAAAGATTTCAGGCACGGTTGAAGCGGTTGAGCAGTTCCCAAGATGCCG ATAACACCAGAGAAGCCCACGCCGACCCAGAGCCCAGCATGGTGGGGGTGAAAGAAACCACGTCACCTTACGAAACAATCG GTGACATTCCACGGGACGTCAATCCTCACCGTGATGTATTACTCTCCCGCCTGGTCGAGAAGCAGGGCAAAGCCCAGTCAAGCCGACACTTTCAAGAGGGGGAACGAGTCTTGAACCAAATACTCCCTGATACTGGGCACACCAACAGACCAAAAagcccaccaacccaccgaAATCAAcgtgacgaggatgacgaggacatTGAGTGCCCCGCGTCCGGCGAAGTTACCCTGAAAGTACCAAGCACTAGGGAGCGGGCATCACTGTACGAAAAGGGGCAAGGGGGAGCCAATGCAGGTCCCAACAGTCACGCTTACGCTGGCGTGGCAGGTCGCCCCATTGAAGACCCATCGGCCGATGAGTCCTCTGCTAGCTCAAGATGGGACGCGGAATCTTCAACATCTGACGATTCTCTGCAAAATAATGGCTCCTCATTAGTAGGTCCCCAGCCACGACGATCTAACGATTCGGGACCTGGGCTGTTTGACGGTACAAACAGCCAGCTAGCTGATAACGGTCTCGGCGCCATAGACGAAGGCACAGGACACATGCTCGATACAGTTTTCCTGAACCGTGGATACAGCTTTAAACGAGGCGATGACGAGCATCTTCCAGTGACTTCCCCCAGCCACAGGAAAGTCAAAGGGCCAGATTCTGACTCGATGTACCTTTATACATACACACCTTTCGACGATGTATCCAGTGTGAGGCCTGACTGTGTGGGCTCGCCGTCAGAGAAGAGACCGGCTCGCCCCGCAGGTCTCGCTCCCTCCACATCGACCGGCTCTGTTATCTGGCGGGGCAATGACGACACCATCAGAGATGAAAGGACCCCTAGAGCTAGTGCCTGCGAGAGCCAGGGCGAAGACTCGGACGGGGGCAGTCAACAGTGA